A single genomic interval of Lewinellaceae bacterium harbors:
- a CDS encoding alpha/beta hydrolase, translated as MIRIVGSVVLLIVLLRCTSTPSVNVAVTDKATLVNELKIGTVYVFHSTSLQEERPIIIALPDGYDTSRATYPVLYLTDGLQNIWHVMGTIEVLARTGSIPPLIVVGIQSTNRMRDFTMTGSPDHPGSGGGHQFLAFIETELIPYVDSTYRTNPFQVLEGHSLGGLFAASVFIEDPALFDGIIVMSPSMWWNHEELTDKAGQFLNDHPHLDNVLFFGIGMGESGSEFGMRKELKNFVDVIALKKPAGLRYERKEMEDEGHMSSTLLSNYYGLKFVFSDMAFPDSLLLNYSDESFLIHENRIMSKYGSAAKQSAESYVSLAVQLSGQERYSGASTVLKRSVEAYPYDVGLMNLLANTYELDGRIEDAITTYQQALSVSRKYNYLREEEFQQQIDRLKNR; from the coding sequence ATGATAAGAATTGTGGGTTCAGTAGTGCTGCTGATTGTTTTGTTGAGGTGTACAAGTACCCCCTCAGTCAATGTAGCAGTCACCGATAAGGCCACCTTGGTAAATGAATTAAAAATCGGAACCGTATATGTTTTTCATTCCACATCCTTACAGGAAGAACGGCCCATCATCATTGCCTTACCCGATGGTTACGACACCTCCCGGGCCACTTACCCGGTCCTGTACCTGACCGACGGGTTGCAAAATATCTGGCATGTCATGGGCACCATCGAAGTCCTGGCACGCACGGGCAGTATCCCTCCCCTGATCGTGGTGGGCATTCAGAGTACCAATCGTATGCGGGACTTTACCATGACCGGCAGTCCGGATCATCCGGGGAGCGGAGGCGGGCATCAATTCCTGGCATTTATCGAAACGGAATTAATACCATATGTCGATTCCACCTACCGGACCAATCCATTCCAAGTACTGGAAGGCCATTCTCTTGGTGGATTATTTGCCGCTTCTGTATTTATTGAAGACCCCGCGCTTTTTGACGGTATAATCGTCATGAGCCCGTCCATGTGGTGGAATCACGAGGAACTGACCGATAAAGCTGGGCAATTTTTAAATGATCATCCGCATTTAGACAATGTCCTCTTCTTTGGAATCGGCATGGGCGAGTCCGGTTCCGAATTCGGAATGCGCAAAGAGCTTAAAAATTTTGTTGATGTGATAGCTCTCAAGAAACCCGCCGGCTTGCGCTATGAACGAAAAGAAATGGAGGATGAAGGCCATATGTCCTCTACCCTGTTGTCCAATTACTACGGCTTAAAATTTGTTTTCTCCGACATGGCATTCCCCGACTCCCTGCTCTTAAATTATTCGGACGAATCTTTTTTAATTCATGAAAACCGCATCATGTCGAAATATGGTAGTGCGGCGAAGCAATCGGCAGAGTCCTATGTGAGCCTAGCTGTACAACTGAGCGGTCAGGAACGTTATTCGGGAGCGAGCACCGTGTTAAAGCGCAGCGTTGAGGCGTATCCCTACGATGTAGGCCTGATGAACTTACTGGCAAATACCTACGAGTTGGATGGCAGGATTGAGGATGCCATCACCACCTACCAACAAGCTCTCAGCGTATCCAGGAAATACAACTACCTCCGTGAAGAGGAATTTCAGCAACAAATTGATCGACTGAAAAACAGATAG
- a CDS encoding VanZ family protein yields MRNKELNSRVTTALLIIYLLITFWIIVLKMNVPMTYKADAKIINLIPYQASTILNGSVSYAEILLNVLIFIPFGLYANPLFRSSSIFQKVGLFFFLSLLFELTQYFLGIGALDSTDILNNTFGGIIGLWIYRGIEKIIPDQLKAQKLVNLIGGAGTAILLAFVLYLKINHLWIFRM; encoded by the coding sequence ATGAGGAATAAAGAACTAAATTCACGGGTGACCACAGCCTTGCTGATAATTTATTTATTGATCACTTTCTGGATCATTGTGCTGAAAATGAATGTACCCATGACTTACAAGGCGGATGCTAAGATCATCAACCTGATACCCTATCAGGCATCGACCATCCTGAATGGATCCGTCTCCTATGCTGAGATCCTGTTAAACGTCTTGATCTTTATCCCCTTTGGATTGTATGCAAATCCCTTATTCCGGTCATCGTCTATTTTCCAAAAAGTCGGTCTGTTTTTTTTCTTGAGTCTCCTTTTCGAATTAACTCAATATTTTCTCGGGATCGGTGCCCTGGACTCCACCGACATCCTCAACAACACCTTTGGCGGCATCATTGGTTTGTGGATCTATCGTGGGATCGAAAAAATCATCCCCGACCAACTGAAAGCACAAAAGCTGGTCAATCTGATCGGAGGGGCAGGTACTGCCATCCTTCTGGCATTTGTGCTCTACCTTAAGATAAATCATCTGTGGATCTTCAGGATGTAG